A single Lactuca sativa cultivar Salinas chromosome 8, Lsat_Salinas_v11, whole genome shotgun sequence DNA region contains:
- the LOC111884057 gene encoding microtubule-destabilizing protein 60, whose translation MEPNSKNAGAVPLTSSKSKHSSKSKLPENINPNVTSPNLKALNSPSLKSATKVQKSAMKKPNHIFSPSPKNKIRESKFVVAKKNSKRDKDKTPISVDCKCKASGNSEKCLCVAYETLRASQKGFFNRTEVSVQEENPSLPIGLQGKSEENDVFEMSGNKRRTEKLLDEARKTIPKPGSGRVLHLVKAFENILTLPDSNEDELDKQQS comes from the coding sequence ATGGAACCGAACAGCAAGAACGCCGGAGCAGTGCCACTGACATCATCGAAGTCGAAGCATTCCAGCAAGTCAAAGCTACCAGAGAATATAAACCCTAACGTTACTAGCCCTAATCTGAAAGCCTTGAATTCCCCATCACTTAAATCAGCAACTAAAGTCCAGAAATCGGCGATGAAAAAACCTAATCATATCTTTTCGCCTTCTCCCAAGAACAAGATTCGGGAGAGTAAGTTTGTGGTGGCGAAGAAGAATTCGAAGAGAGACAAGGATAAAACCCCGATTTCAGTAGATTGTAAGTGTAAGGCTAGTGGTAATTCAGAAAAATGTTTGTGTGTTGCTTATGAGACTCTTAGGGCTTCTCAGAAAGGGTTTTTCAATCGGACTGAAGTTTCTGTTCAAGAAGAAAACCCTAGTTTGCCTATAGGTCTTCAAGGAAAATCCGAAGAAAATGACGTTTTTGAGATGTCCGGTAATAAGAGGAGAACGGAGAAATTGTTGGATGAAGCAAGAAAGACAATTCCTAAACCTGGATCTGGAAGAGTTTTGCATTTGGTCAAGGCCTTCGAGAATATTCTCACATTACCAGATTCAAATGAGGATGAACTCGACAAACAACAATCTTGA